Proteins from one Pontibacter korlensis genomic window:
- a CDS encoding T9SS type A sorting domain-containing protein: MNGSGNYGFMLTATDGDLAATKTSDEFRIKIWDKNNGDAVVYDKELGISDDADPITSLGGGSIVIHTPNVKTASSKSSVATSTIVPDALETPKYLNYPNPYNDKTNISFSMEKEQSFSLEVFDVNGASVRKFDVGVAEAGKLYEYEFAAGSLPEGVYFARLVTSSGVKTIKMVLRR; this comes from the coding sequence ATGAATGGATCTGGCAACTACGGCTTTATGTTAACAGCAACAGATGGTGACTTAGCGGCAACAAAAACATCTGATGAATTCCGAATTAAGATATGGGATAAGAATAACGGAGATGCAGTTGTTTATGATAAAGAATTGGGTATTTCAGATGATGCTGATCCTATAACGTCATTAGGCGGAGGCTCAATTGTTATTCATACACCGAATGTTAAAACAGCCTCAAGCAAGAGCTCAGTTGCAACTAGCACTATTGTGCCTGATGCTCTAGAGACACCTAAGTACCTTAACTACCCTAACCCTTACAACGACAAAACGAACATTTCTTTTTCGATGGAGAAGGAGCAGAGCTTTAGCTTGGAAGTTTTCGATGTGAATGGAGCTAGTGTAAGAAAGTTTGATGTGGGCGTTGCTGAAGCGGGTAAGCTTTATGAGTATGAGTTTGCTGCTGGTAGTCTGCCAGAGGGAGTTTACTTCGCTAGGCTTGTTACTTCGTCAGGCGTTAAAACAATCAAGATGGTTCTGAGGAGATAG
- a CDS encoding DUF2911 domain-containing protein: MKKYILSFFLFAILLLTEGGSAWAQVQLPQASPAAMLRQTIGLTDITVNYHAPSVRGRKVFGELVPYGQLWRAGANEATLVTFQDELFLNNERVPAGTYSFFIFPQSDSLWHVVLNKDTTLWGLEGYNELDDVAYLEVKPVKTADFTETMQFSFSDITTNKAKLNLAWENTKISLSIETDVEKKALANINYALANAAADDWYTWAQCAEYMLPRKEHHQKALEWINKSIAIKENFYNNWIKAKLYAYNKEYQMAATLSAKAMQLGNSEPESYKTYAKQIETAYSEWKKRK; the protein is encoded by the coding sequence ATGAAAAAATACATACTTAGCTTTTTCTTATTCGCAATTTTACTTCTAACTGAAGGTGGAAGTGCTTGGGCACAGGTTCAGCTACCCCAGGCAAGTCCTGCAGCTATGCTGCGTCAGACGATAGGACTCACTGATATTACAGTTAATTATCATGCACCTAGTGTTAGAGGACGTAAGGTTTTCGGTGAATTAGTACCCTATGGTCAGTTGTGGCGAGCTGGTGCTAACGAGGCTACCTTAGTTACATTTCAGGATGAGCTATTTTTAAATAATGAGCGAGTGCCAGCAGGTACTTACTCGTTTTTTATCTTCCCTCAAAGCGATTCGCTGTGGCATGTAGTGCTGAATAAAGACACTACCCTTTGGGGCTTGGAGGGTTATAACGAGTTGGATGATGTAGCTTATCTGGAAGTAAAACCTGTAAAAACCGCTGATTTCACTGAAACCATGCAATTCTCATTTTCCGATATAACGACTAATAAGGCCAAGTTAAACCTCGCCTGGGAGAACACTAAAATATCGCTGAGTATTGAGACTGATGTAGAGAAAAAGGCACTGGCTAATATCAACTATGCTCTGGCCAATGCCGCTGCCGATGATTGGTATACATGGGCACAATGTGCCGAGTACATGCTGCCCCGCAAAGAGCACCATCAAAAGGCCTTGGAGTGGATCAACAAGTCGATCGCTATAAAAGAAAACTTCTACAACAACTGGATTAAGGCGAAGCTTTATGCCTACAACAAAGAATATCAAATGGCTGCCACACTGTCAGCGAAAGCAATGCAGTTAGGTAATTCTGAACCCGAAAGCTACAAAACCTACGCTAAGCAAATAGAGACAGCTTATAGCGAGTGGAAGAAGCGAAAATAA